One window of Tindallia californiensis genomic DNA carries:
- the rpmA gene encoding 50S ribosomal protein L27: MLFNMDLQLFASKKGVGSSKNGRDSQSKRLGVKRSDGQEVTAGSIIMRQRGTKIHPGHNVGRGGDDTLFAMIDGIVKFERKGKKKKQVSIYASESIPVQ; encoded by the coding sequence ATGTTATTCAATATGGATTTACAGCTATTCGCTAGTAAAAAAGGTGTTGGGAGTTCTAAGAATGGTCGTGATAGCCAGTCAAAAAGACTTGGTGTTAAACGAAGCGACGGACAAGAAGTTACAGCTGGAAGCATCATTATGCGTCAAAGAGGAACTAAAATTCACCCTGGACATAATGTAGGTCGTGGTGGAGACGATACTCTTTTTGCAATGATCGATGGTATTGTGAAATTTGAGCGTAAAGGCAAAAAGAAGAAGCAGGTTAGCATATATGCTTCTGAAAGTATACCAGTACAATAA